The Rattus rattus isolate New Zealand chromosome 13, Rrattus_CSIRO_v1, whole genome shotgun sequence nucleotide sequence ATTGACTTTGTTAATGTGGAATGCGGGCCTGAGCCTCCAGAGTCTCATCTGGAAGCCGCGGAGTTCTCTATAAGGGTGTGGAAGCACCAGCCTGGCCCATTCTGAGGGGTCAGGAGTCCTAGGGTGGCAGCTCGCTGTGTGGGCTGGCAGCAACCCAGAACAGATTCCTATATACTTGGGGGGAGGAGGCAGTAGTAGCTCGGGGTCCCAAGCCGCAGTGGGGACGAGGCCGAGTACTATGGGTACAGAGCCCAGTCCCCTCAAGTGCGTAATCAGATCCTCGGGACACAGCTCAGGTCCCCAGGTAGAAGACCGAGTTCCCCGGAAGCATAACTGAGTCTCTGCAGTGAACAGCCGAGCCCACCAAGTGCATAACCGTGTCCCTCTGGTACGAGCTTGAGTTTAGCCTAGTTCCCGTGGCCAGCGCCAAGGCCCGCAGCTCACCACAGCGCCGTGCGCTCCCGTGGGTGGCGCAGCCGTTCCAGGGCCCCCAGCGTGGCCGGCAACGCGGGTGCGGCGTTCCGCGCCAGCAGCGCTATGAGCACGCGAGGCGCCTGTAGCGGGGACTCAGGGCTCCAGCGCTCCTCTGGGAAGTAGCCATCAGCGCCGCGCGGACCGCCCAGAAGCAGCAACAGGAGGAGCAGCGGCAGCAACAGCAGCCCGCGCGACCAGCGGGGCAACGCCGCCATCGCGCCACGCGTCGCCTTTAAGCCGCTTTTCTGCCGGCAGACGAGGGCTGCGCCTTAAAGGAGTCGGGCGGCGGGAGGGGGTACATTCAGGTCCCACCCCTGACACGCTCCTTAAAGGAAAGTGGCCTGCGGGCTGCACCGAGAGTCGGCCGGGAGAGGGCGTGACAAGGCCATACCTTTAAAAGTTACCACTGCTTTCCGCCGACCGCAATGATCCGGTTACATCGCGTCACTTCTGGGCGGTTCCGGAAGCCCCGCCCTGGCTCACACCTTAAAGGCACAGATTCGTTCTGTGACCGCGCCCTAGGAGTGTTACCTGTTTTGGAGCCCTCTAAACTCATGCTGTATGTTTGGGTATTTCTGGAAAAAAGTACTCCTTATGAGGGGTAGCAAGGCAAGCTAACTTGGTCGATGTTGGGGCATATATACGGCTGTCAGTTTGAGCGCATGTTTGAaatttgtcataaaaaaaaaaaagctaggggttggggatttagctcagtggtagagcgcttgcctagcaagcgcaaggccctgggttcggtccccagctccgaaggaaaaaaaaaaaaagctaaaagttCAAAGTGTGGACTTCATGAAATCTCACACCACGGAAGTAAACTAAAACAGCAGAGGGTGCTTCCTTGACTCTGGCAGGCAACAAGTGTTCTCAAAGAAGGCAGTAGGTCACATTCTTGCATGCCCTGATTCCAGAATTAGCGTCTGCTTTGTAGCTTGGGTCACGGTGGACGTCGGCTGCAGCCAGAGATGCAAGATGTATAActtaaattaaaatgttctagtgctgaggcgggggtggggtgggggtggggtgggagggatggtAGGTACGGAGTGGTGGGAATAAGGGGTGAGGCTGACACAGCTGGACTGCTTGGGTCAttgtcccacacacacacctccccgccccaccccaccccaccccgcttCCTCCCGCCACCCTGTGCACACCCCCTCTCCGCTTCCTCCTGGCCCAGAAGGTAGTGTCAGGGAAAGCTCCTGGAACCATCCGGTAGCAGCTGGGGAGGTGGTGACACGTGAGCCAGGGTGAGGGACCATTTGTCATTTGGCAGTGCTGGCCCGGAAGCCAGGACAGCGGATCCCAGGGCCTGTGGACCAGAAATCATTGTGAGCAAATCAAGCTCACAGCCCTGGGCATTTTAAAGTTCAATTTAGTCATTCAAGCAGTTTTTAATCAAGCGATTGATAAATGTAAAAACAGGGGCCAGCGAGATGACTTagtgggtagaggtgcttgccgccaagcttgatgacctgagtttgagcctcaaGACCCActagatggaaagagaaaatccaaCTCCtgtaaactgtcctctgacctccacaggcccaagcatgtgtgtgtacacacgcatacaaagtaaacaaagttaaaaaagaaactttaagaaacagatttttagggttggggatttagctcagtggtagagcgcttgcctagcaaacacaaggccctgggttcggtccccagctccaagaaaaaaaaaaaaagaaaaggaaacagatttttaagaaaaaattaaataagaattaaaatgaaattaaagagatACATGTATCATATTAACAGGGGTTTGGGGTTGTTATTTAGAGACAGTGTCTTATtacagtagcccaggctagctcagaAGTCGAGTGTACAAATTTGAGCAGGAATATTCCATCAATGATTCGTTGTTGGATACATGACTGCCAGAAGAGAAGCATGCATGCGCTTGGCCCAGAGAGGCCACTCCTGGTCTTCATCCATTGTCCGCCAGGATGGGTGTGGATGGGTTAAAACTCAGCTCTGGAATGTTCTTGGAAGCCATGTTGTACAGAGTGGCTGCATTTGGCCTGCAGAGTCTTTCTCAGATCTGAGCCTCggcttcctcatctgtgaaatggcaACTGTCACTTGGGTGTTCCCCATCTTAACAGGCACAAGAATGTCACATGTCACAAGCTGGGTGCGGGGCCTGGAGGATCCACACAGGTAACGAGGCGGGAAAGTGGACAGGGCTCGAAAATCAAGAGAAACCAATGACTGTGTTGTGCAACACTGTGGACTGGTCCGGTGGATCACAATTGGGGAATACTCTAGAGATCCCTACAAAAATGCCAGCCTACCTCTTCACAGCCTGAGATCCCCATGGGAATTTATCCATAGTGCTGAATGCACCTGGAAGGGATAGACTCAGACCCACCCCTTGGTATGCATGGTGGGTGGAGGGTACGTAAAGCTCTTCCCATGCCAAGGGTCTTTCGATGACTCCTTCCCCTCATGTGACTTCATGTGAATACTGACTAGGTCCACAGCAAGGTCAGAGTGTCTGAGTCAGCAATGGCTGTGTAACAAGTGAGCCCAAGTTATCTTGCCTCCGAGTGCCTTTGCTGACAGCAAGCCACCATCACTATCCCCCTCCCAGTATTGTTAGCAGAAAGTAATAGCCAAGACATCCACCACACTGTGTCTAGGCTGCAGAAACTGGGGCCTAAACCTAACACCATCTCCACCAATGTGTGTGTCAGAGCCTGTGGCTTCTCTGCCTGTTCACCATGATGCTGGCCAGCCCAGCCATGATAGGAGATAAAGTCTGTTCTTTTCCATCCACTCCACCCTTGCCATACTCTTAAGCACCCTGCATAACCACAGCCATTCCTTGTCACAACCCGGAACCTGTGAGGTGCTCACCTGCTCCTTCCTGGTCCCACTGGGCTACTGAGCAGTCAGCTGGGGCACGGGCTCTGTCACTGGCACCAAGAACCTTTTCCAACTCTAGAATAAGAGATAAATCCCTGCACCTAGCTGAGGAAGCCCAGCTTTTGGCTCTCAGAAACCTCTTTCAATGTTTCACCAAGGACAGACATTGCTAGTCAATACCTGCACTCCACCTAGCCACAAGACTGGCAGCCCTACCCAACATTGCTGCTCTGTACAGACATCACAAATCACTGGCAACTGGATTTCCCCTAAGGATGGACACCACGAGCATTAGGGTCAGAAGCTCATCCAGGTCACCATTTCTGGACTTAGCTTGGAAAACGTATACTCTCAAAGAAGATGACTTAGCGATTTAGAGCACTGGTCACTCTTCTGAAtgactcaggttcaattcttagcacccacatggcggttcacaactgtctgtgattccagttccaggggacagggaaaccttcacacagacacacatgcaggtaaaacatcaatgcacaaaaaaagaaaaaaatcattaaaataaagaaacaaacaaacttgtaCTTGTGGGCTCAGGAACCCAGCAGTCTGAGGCAAGAAggagctccatttttttttttttttttttttttttttttttttttggtttggtttggcatACATCATAGACTCAGCCTCCTCCCAGTCCCTGGTTCCCATGGTGCCAccatctctgtccctgtcacTCCTCTAGCCCCCTGGGTCCTCTCCCTCtaccactgtcaaagacagcctTTGTAAGCTTCCAGAGCTCTTGGTTGGCATTGCAAACCAACCACTCTCTGGGAGTTGAATGAAAACATGTCTATTGACAACTGCCTCTCTCATCTTCCTGAGAACTTTACCTTAAGCCTGAATATCTCACCCTAGTGCCTCCCTTTCGTGGAGGCCCAATGTAGTCCACCCTACCTGTGAGAGACCTGTGCCAGCACACACAGGAATGGACAGAGACTGAATGAGGCTCAGCGTGCCCAGGCAGGGGCAGCAGGCTCCCCTGAGCCACAGTGGGGAGCTCACCTCTGTCAATCCTCTGCAGCAAGAGGCCCTGGATGACATCCCTGTAGACACCCTCGGTGGTCAGAACCTGGCAGCCCACGGCCAGGATGTCCCCATCCGCCTCAGGTGTTTCCTAGGACCATATAGTTAGGAGCATGGCTAGATGCAAGCCTGGGCTCCCCCAACCCTGGCTTGATCTGCTGCGtcctctggcttgctcccctCTCTGCAACATGGACTTGCTCCCCCATAATCCCACACGCCATAGCATGTGTCACAGTATCAGAAATGGATTAAGGCCCACACATCCatcctgcctcccaaatgctacaGTTGTAGCCCTGGAGTGTTCTAATAGCACCTGAGACATACCTATACTTGGTGACCCTGACCTTTAGGTAGACTgaaggctgggtcctccccacccACACCTTTCCCACTGTCTCTTCCCTCAACTCTAGCCTCAGCTGACTCCTCTCTGGCCCTTAACATCCTAGGCCCAGTCCTGCCTCAGGACTTTTGCACAGGTGGTTCTCCCACGTAAACTTAGACCCATGGACTGAGCTCGTGCATGTGTAGCAGGACTGGGCTAGATCTCTGGGAGAGTGTGGCTAGTAGGTCCTGGGGATAAAGCCAAGATTCCCATGAAAGCAAAGAGCATGGTAGAAGCCCAAGAGAGCCCCCCACCCAACCTGGGGAGCACTCTGTCCCCACCAGACAGATGTCTCAGGTGTCCACTCACCAAGTTACATCTCATCCCAAGATGGCCCCATACAAAGGGCCAGAAGATCCCCAACAGCCAGTCCCGGGTGAACCTCCATCGAGTGGTTTCACTGTCCGAGGTGAACTTCTGCAGGGGTCACAGGCAGCCTGTGTAGTGGCCCTCATAACTCTGGCCATGGGGACCCTTCCGCACACACACCTCACCTTCAGCACAAGGCCCCTGACTTTCTCCAGCTGCTCAGCTGCCTGGCTGCAGTCCAGAGCCGACGTCAGACACTGGTCGGCCAGCTGTAGAAAGGTGGTAACTGCAGCCGCCATGAGCTGTGAAGGAAGTGCCAGATGACCCCAGAACCCCTGCTGTGGCCTCAGGCTCCTAATGCCTGATGCCTTCCCAGCAGTTGGCCTTGGCCCATCCCCTGACCTGTCTTGAGGCACTAGTCTCAGGAAAGGTCTCCTTCTGTCTGGAAGATGGCACCAGCCAGGGATCAGCCTCCCTGAGAGAGCATTGCTGGGCAGTGTACAAACCGCCAGGCTCAGAGGTTCACCTCAGTTTGCTCCTCCCTCATGCACCAAGTTCACGGCAGGGCCCAACCCCTCAGCCTTCAAAACATgcctttcttcttgagacaggacctcacatAACCTGCACTGGCCTCAGTCACTATGAAGCTGAGAACAACCCTGACTGCCTGATTATCCTGACGCCACCTCTTAACAGCTAGGATCAACCACACCCACAATGGATCAGAGCTTGCGCAGtctcctccagccctgccctttATAGACAGAACTCCTGACAGCAGACCTTCCTCCAGCCGTGTCCCTGTCCTTGCTCACACACTTGCTGAGCCCCCTATTGGCCTTCACAGGAGCTGCATTCTCTTCAGGCTCTGCCTGCCTAGCAGCTGGGCCCACTCCTTTTCCATAAAtgtacacatctctctctctaccaGGGGTGTGCCCTTCCCATTCACTTTCTTCACCTGTTGTGCAAGGTCTTGAGCCCCAAACACCAGGCTCCGCATCCCCAGGAAGCCAAAGGGTTTTGCCAGCTGGGTCAGATGATTGtggttcctctctgcctcccgaTAGCAGGCCTGCATCAGCTCTGGGTCCCAGGGTATCTCCCCAAATTCATAAACCTATGTGTGCATACCAGTCGGATGAGAAACTATCCTTGGCTTCTAGTACAGACAGACCAAAGCGGACAAGCCACGGCTGGCCCACGTGCTAACCTCCCTGCGCAGCTGAGTGCCAGAAGGGCTCTTGCGAAGGTAGTGACACAGACGGTCCATCCCCCGGATGAGAAGGGTCCGAACAGCTTGGAGCGTGGCTTCCACGAGGCTCACCAGCACCAGGGTCAGCTGGGGCAGTTGCGGGTCCACCTTCTGGCACAGGCATGTCTCTAGTGTGTCTCGGATCTCGGCTAAGAGTAGATGTGGGGCCGGTGATTTCCCCACCAGACACTCAGTGTATGCATAGGAGCAGGGACCTCAGCTGGGCCAGTTGGATACTCACTTTACAGCTCGGGAAACTGAGGCTAGCAGTAAGACCTGGCTCAAAGGCATAGGCAGAGGAAGTGTAAGGAGATTCAAACACGGGTCTTGATAATTGGGCAGTAGAGCAGATCCTACAAGGCCACAGCTACCTTCTGCCTCCTTACTTAGCCCACAATTTAACAGGCATGGTCCCTCCAGGCTCCAGGCCACGCCCTCTTGCGCCGCACCCTTCTTAGAGATTCTTCCCATTAGTGTCCAGTGTGTGACTGTAAACCACATCTGTCACTTCCCCAAGTTTAGATCCCgggccccaccccgccccactaCGCCCCGCCTCCCAACAGCCAGCAGACTGCGCCTACTCCTGCTAGCTCCGCCCTGATCCTGCCTCCAGGCCACCCTACCTTGCTAACAGGTCCAGCTCTGGAAACTCCAGGCCCGCCCCCGAAAGGCCCCTCCCTTAATATTCATGACTCCGCCCCTCGGCCTCTTGCCCCAACACTCCTAGGCCTCTCCCCGCGCTCCCTGACCCCATCCTGCTCACCAGGCAGCCTTCCTGCCCTCACTCTCCCGGACTTCTAACCCCACCTCTCACCTGTAGCCCCGCCCCTTATCCCAGACCCCCCCCactcccgccccgccccgcccctgccccgccccactcACCTTCTATTCTGCGGGCTCCGAGTGCACGCTGCTGCAGGATCTGCTCAAGGTCTGCACGCACCATCCTCTCCAGCGCCGCCAGCAGTGCGTCCTTTTCTGGCTGGAAGGCACGCAGCCTCGAGGATGCCCAGGACAGGACGGCCGCGTGCACGGCGTCGAGGAACTGCAGAGTTCGAAGGCAGCTTGGGTGAACGCGTGGGTCCTAGGGCgatccccttcctttctctccctcccctcgcCACGCCATGCTTCGCACCTCCGCGCAGGCCCGGGCTCGGGCGCGTCCCACACCGCGCAGGCCTCGGAGCGTCTGTGCTCGCAGCGCGGGCAATAGCTCTCGCATCAACTCGGCGCTCAGCACCTGCAGGGGAGGCGTGGGGCTGTTGGGTGACGGACGGCGGAACGCGCCGGGGGTCTGCGGGTCACTGCTCACCTCCGCGTCGGAGCCCAGTGCCGCGTCGTCTCCACCAGCGTAGCCCCGGCGTCGTCGATAGAGCCGCACGGCGTCCAGGAAGGCGCAGGCTGCGGGCGCCCGGCTGCGCTGCAGGACTGAAGGCGCGATCAACCGCGCGCTGCGCTCAGGGAGCCCCGCACCTCCACCCATCTAACTCCCGCCCCTCCTACCTGCACCCTGCTGCTCCCGGGACTCACCGGTGGCTCTCAACCGAATGGCACCCTGCAGGCCTAGTCTCCAGGCGCGCTGCGCCCCTCTAGAGCCAGCGCAGAAGCAGAGGTGAGCCCGGAAGGGGTGCACGAGGAAGAGCGCGAAGCTCACTGGCTCCTCCAACACCCGCAGCGGCTCCTCCTGGGCAAGGTCTCCTGAAAGCAAGAGGAGAGGTCGCCCTTCAGGCCCCTGTTCATTCTCTTAGGACAGAAGCCTGAAAGAGTCCGGTGTAGGGCGTCCTGTCATCGGATCGTGACTTACAGGCTGGTCTGGAAGTCTggaaaatcttgtctcaaaaactacaCACAGCTGAAACCCTAATGCGAGTGGACCTTGCAAGGTCGACTGTTGGCTACATCTTGTTGGAGCAGATGAAAAGGGACAGAAACTGGAAGCCCAGAACCCCAGCTGGGCTTGTACGCTGGCCCAAACCTGCTTCCCACCGTGTCTGTCTCCTTGCAGGATCACTGACACTTCAtattatggtttttaaaattatttttaatcacctGTATGCctgttccccctctccctccgcccccctgtgtgtgtgtgtgtgtgtgtatgtgtgtgtgtgtgtgtgtgtgtgtgtgtgtgtgtgtggtgtgtgtgttttagtgttaCTGCGTGTGCAGATACCTGAAGtcaggggcatcagatcccctgaagctgttGTGAACAGCCTGATTTGCGAGCCAGGACCAAATTCAAATCCACcaagtcatcttgccagccccccccctttaatttaattttgttttgtttttgttggtttggtttggttttcttgagacagtttctctgtgtaaccctggctgccctggaactcactctgtagaccagactgtcctcgaactcagaaattcacctgcctccgcctctgaatgctgggattaagggcatgctccgacttttatttcatgtgtaggAATGTTTTCCCagtatatatgtcatatacagCAAGGACATGGCTGGTGGCTGCAGAGGCCTTGGAACCGCAGGTACAGCTGGTTGTGACCCACCGTGTAGGTGATCGGGGTCTCATGATGTAACCTTGGCAGCCAAAGCTcgctgtgcagaccaggctggcctagcactcaccctgcctctgcctccctgtgcacCGCCAGCAGTACTTTGGCTCTGTCCCTTAGACAGTTTGCTATTTGGGTTTTGCTCCACGAACTGACTTCCTCCCAGGAacagtgtgtgtttcttttccttcccaaagcACAAGTGCTCACTCAAGGAGCTCTGCCACCCACCAAGGGACGGCTGGCAGCACCTGCAGACATGTTGGGAGTCACACACACTGTGGGTAGGAAATTGCTACTGGTGGAGGCCCAGGGCTGCTTCATGAAGTGCACAGGGATGGTAGAAAGGCCTAAGGACTGGGGAGAAGGGAAATGACTTAGGGGACCCAGAAGTCCTTACCAGAGGAGCTGGGGCAGAGGTCATCCAAAAGGCAGAGGTATTCACGCTGGGATGTGAGCAGTGTATACCCGGTCAGAGCTGCGGAGCCTAGCGGACGGCCCCCAGACTCATAGTTCTGTGACCAGACAAAGACATGAGACCGAACTGGCTACCACTCCCCAACACAGGAGGCAAGTCAGCCAGAACACACGCAGCTCACaacacactcccctccccctccatagGCCATCTATGCAACTCAGGACCTTGCCTGTTATTGCCAAGGTTCCAcccctgagccacatccccagcccctcactggggaattctggACAGGGACTCTGGTTATCCACTGACCTCCTTGTGACTGAACCATTCTAGATGTCCATCTCCACGCAGAACACAGAAGATGGGCCGCCACTGTGGCGGCTGGCCGTGCAGTAGGGTCAAGGGTCCTTGGTGCTCCCTGACTCGAGGCAGCTTCTGCAATGGGATGCTGGCTATGGCTGGAGCAGATTTGGGGTTGCCCGAACTCTTCAGTTTGGCCACATACCAGCAACACTCCCAAAGCTCAAAGGCAGCAGCTGCCCTCCAGACCCTGTTAGCTCcgcactaggaaggctgagccATGAGCCTGTCAGCCCCAGCGACACAGCAAACTCAAGACCAGCTCAGTTACATGAcccccgtctcaaaacaaaacaattgtagCAGGTAGGAGTGGTGCCCTGCATGGGACAGGGAGACCCCAGTGGCAGGACCTCTGTCCACAGAGCCTCCCCTCaacagggagggaaaggagccAATGGGAAATCCCAGGTTCCAATAGCACGTGTGCTGTGTGGCCTTCAGGCACTCACCCTATCTCTCCGGTCCTGAATTTCCTCATCAGTCAAAGACTCTCCCAAGACAGGGGAGAGGTGGAGGCCTTGGTTGCCCGTCTGGATAACTCAATAGCTTCCCCCAATGGGTAGTTTGATGTCTTCGAACGTACCTCCAGATTCCCCATTGGGATGTCTTTTGGCGAATTTCAAAACTTTAACACTAATGCCTCACCTGAGGACATCAAACTGATACACCTTTGGAATAATGTCTGGACTCAGTACTCATTAGACAATGGTTCAAAATGGCCACATAATGGCTAAATTCCTCAATTTTACGGGATTTTCATACTTACTACCAGCAGTCTGGCAAATGGAaggaggttcttttttttttttttttccggagctggggaaccaacccagggccttgcgcttgctggcaagcgctctaccatgagctaaTCCCCCAACCCTGGAAGGAGGTACTTTATGTCCATGCATTCATCTCCCTTTGCTCTAACccctctctgtgttcctcttgtAGCCCCACCCAACCCCTCTTAGCTAAGAGACAGGCACCAGATGACAGTACAGCCCTTGACCCAGTTAATGAACCGCCTCCCCTTTGCCGCGGGCCTGCTTCCACACTTCCAAAAACCCAAGCCGCTGCCTCAGTTCCTCCTCACCAGGTTACCTGAGAGCC carries:
- the Niban3 gene encoding protein Niban 3; this translates as MGAQPSCPLSKKQQQQLRGQVDGLLRTFLPCYRRQLATAVLRHISQELGPQEPAACQLSHTKCRDIGASCSWHRRGGVWRGRWRRLSGNLKLPRVREHQGPLTLLHGQPPQWRPIFCVLRGDGHLEWFSHKENYESGGRPLGSAALTGYTLLTSQREYLCLLDDLCPSSSGDLAQEEPLRVLEEPVSFALFLVHPFRAHLCFCAGSRGAQRAWRLGLQGAIRLRATVLQRSRAPAACAFLDAVRLYRRRRGYAGGDDAALGSDAEVLSAELMRELLPALRAQTLRGLRGVGRARARACAEFLDAVHAAVLSWASSRLRAFQPEKDALLAALERMVRADLEQILQQRALGARRIEAEIRDTLETCLCQKVDPQLPQLTLVLVSLVEATLQAVRTLLIRGMDRLCHYLRKSPSGTQLRREVYEFGEIPWDPELMQACYREAERNHNHLTQLAKPFGFLGMRSLVFGAQDLAQQLMAAAVTTFLQLADQCLTSALDCSQAAEQLEKVRGLVLKKFTSDSETTRWRFTRDWLLGIFWPFVWGHLGMRCNLETPEADGDILAVGCQVLTTEGVYRDVIQGLLLQRIDRELEKVLGASDRARAPADCSVAQWDQEGAGEHLTGSGL